Genomic DNA from bacterium:
TGAACACCACGTCCGGATCATCCGGGTAGAGCGGCAGATAGCGGATGGAAGATTCCACCAGATCCTGAAAGAAATGAGTGCCGAAGGAGAGGTCGGGAATGTAATTTCCCTGTTGGCGCGCGATTTCGATCAGCATTGCGGTGTTGGAAATATCCGAATAGGTGACACTGACGCCGAGCTTGACATCGCCGCGGCTGCCCCAACGGCCCGGGCCCATCAGCACGAACTGGCGTTTGGGAAGAGTCTTGTTCAGAAATCCGACGGCGCGCCCGACGGCGGTCAGTGTAGCCAGGTCGCGGATCTCGCTGTAACGCTGTGGGTCGACGTAGACAAGGTGAGTGATGTCGGGAGTCTTGCCGTTGGAAACATAGCGATTCGCCGAGAAGATCATGCTCTGGGGTGGAATGTCGGTGGGGATCACCGCCGGAACGGCATCCTCGCTGTAGCTTTGCGGGCGGCACTGCAGCAGATAAAAATCCTTGCCGTCGTGGGCGAATTCGATGTCCACCGGAGTGCCGAGTTTGGCTTCAAGCGCCCGGAGGATGGTTTGCATCTGCTTGATGAACGGCGTGCGGGAGATCAAGCCGTCAAAGGTCACTACACACTCATCGCGCCGGGGATTGAAATACAATCCTGTCGGAACCTGCAGCGTGTGCTCCTTGTAAATGGATACGAGCTGATTCAGCCAGGGAATTTCGTGACCGTATTCGCGGACGAAGCGGCGGACGTCCACGGTCTCGAAGGAGTTGGTCTCGAGATTGATGACGTCCATCTTGTTGGGCGAATAGCGCACCACCTCTTCGGGAGAGACATTGACTTGCAGGCCGGGCTGTCCGGGGGCAATGAGCACCGGGTAATCATCGCTGAGGCGGTCGACCGCACGCGTGCCGAGACCCGGCACCATGCGAATCAGGCCATCCTTGCGGCGGATGCGCGGCGACCAGCGGAACTCATTATTGCTGAAGGCGACGCCCGCAAAGGCCGGCAGAAAATACTTGCCGATCTGAGTGCCGACCACCTCTTGAATCATGATACCCATTTCTTCGCGGTAGTCGAGCAGGCCGCGCTCAGCGCGGTACTGAATGGGATCGGGACCGAAGGTAGATGAGTAAACCTCGGCGATGGCGTCCATCAGGGCATCGAGCCGCTCGCGCTTGGTGCCCTGATTGGCGAGAAAGAGGCTCTTATACTTGCCGGAGAATGCGCTGCCGAAGCGGTCTTCGAGCAGGGAGGAGCTGCGGACAATCAGCGGACGGTTGCCGAAATCATCCAGCGCCATGGAAAGCCCTTGAACGATCTCCGGCGTGAAGGTGGAATGCTTGAAGACCTGCACGATCTGGCTGTACTCGCGGCGGATCTCATCGATCTCTTTGTACTTGTGCTCGACCAGTTCCTCGAGATTATTGTAGGTGACAAAGCTCAGGAGCGTGTCGGAGGTGATGTACCACGTCTTGGGGGTGCGGATCTCGCGGAGAATTTCGGCGTCCTGGCTGATCTTGCGGATAATGCGCGAGGCCAGAAACAGTCCGGCGCTCTTGCCGCCGAGCTTGCCGTGGCTGCCGGCGGGGAAGACCAGCCGCTGCAGCAGCTCATAGAAATCCCCGACGTCCACAAACTGCTTGGCGACATTGATGTATTCGAGCTGATCGGTGAAAAAGCGGCGGATGAGGGAGACGCGCACCTCCTTCTCGGTGGTGTCGGAGAGTTCGATGCCTTCCGAGGAGAGGGCGGTGAAGCGGCGGATGGCGTCGGAAATTTCCGTGAGGGACGTGCCGAAGCTTTCGAGGGCGGTAATGAGGAAGTTGGACTTGTCTTCCTGAATCCATTTCTGAATCCAGGAGAGAATCTCCGGATCGCTGTAGTATACAGAGGCAATGTCGAAGACTTCCTCATTCAGCCGCGCCGACATGTCCAGGGTTTTGCGCATGGGACGGTTCTCATCGGGCGCCTTGCCGTCGTTGCCCCGTTCTTCCACCAATCGCTCCTGCAAAGCCTGCGCCTCGCGGATGCCGCTGGAACAGAGCCGCACGAACATCTTGCGGGAGATGCGGCGGTAGAGGTTCTGATCGGTGCGCCGCAGCAGATCCGCCACCACGCGCCACTCTTCCTTGCGGCTGTGCGAGAGGTTCTCCTTGGCGGATTCCCAGTCCTTCTTGACTTGCCGCAGCGTCAGGTACTGGATGAAGTGCCCGATGCGGTCGGCGATGGTGGCAATGAGCTTGGCCTCCTCTTTCAGGAACGGCCCGATGTCCGCCGTGGGCATCTCCCGCGTGTAGTAGACCTCCACGCTGCCGACAATAGTGTCCTGCAGAGAAATATCGGAGCATTGTCTCCACGGCGTTGGCTGGAAATTGACCGGCGCGTAGACGGAATCGTTGCAGATGATCCGCGTCTGACAGACATCCGGGTACTGCCAGCCGGGTGGAATCGCGCGGATGATCCCTTCGAAGACCGCGTGCACGTCGGCCTCGGGATCGGTGAGCAGTTCCTCGATTTTGTACAGGCAGTTCAGCTCCTTGGCCCGCTCCTGCAGCGCCCAGAGCAGTTTGTCAATCGGCCTCGTCTGGTCACTCATGATAGATCACTCCCCGTCCGCTTCGACCGTCTACAACGATGCGCAAGGGTTTCTCCAGATGCACGTGCCTGACGAACGGTGTTTGGGCCACCGTATGCTGCTGATCCAGCCAATCCCAATCCACGTGATACATGCCGTCATGCCGCACGGCAAAATAGCTCACCTGAAAGCTCGAAAGATTGTGGAAGAAGTGGGAGCCCTGACTCAGGTCCACATTCATCTCCGGCAGAGTGGCTTCCACAATCGCTTTGGCTGCGGAAATATCGCTCCAGTTCACAGGGATCCCCAGCCACGGATCGCTGCTTCCCCAGCGACCGAAGCCGACTAAGAGATAGGGACGTTTAGCGTCAACAAGGGCGCGATTCATAGTGGCGATCTGTGCGGCAACCTGACGGGTGTGACGGGCTTCAAAGACCTCGGGCCGCACGTAGATGACGTCGCACAGGGTGTTGACCGTGCCGTTGCCAAGCACCGTGGAGGAGGCGGCGAGAACATTGGGGCCTTCCAGGTTCTCTTCCTCCAGATCCACCTGCTCATGGGAGACCATCATGGGCCGCACCTGTAGAAAACCGAAACGCGGCGGCACCCGGCGGCGGGAATCGAGCGTCATGGCGAACTCGATCTCGACGGGCGCGCCGATGGCCTCTTCGCAGCGCTTCAGCAGGCGCTTCAGCAGATTGTTCAGTGGCACTTCGTTCAAGTCGAGAATCGGCGCAAAATCGAGCACACGCGGGCCATCCACGCCCGTGCCGGGGGAGAGACGGTCGGAGGCGGCGTCATAGGTGGAGGCCACAAAGCGCAGCGCGT
This window encodes:
- a CDS encoding PEP/pyruvate-binding domain-containing protein, producing MSDQTRPIDKLLWALQERAKELNCLYKIEELLTDPEADVHAVFEGIIRAIPPGWQYPDVCQTRIICNDSVYAPVNFQPTPWRQCSDISLQDTIVGSVEVYYTREMPTADIGPFLKEEAKLIATIADRIGHFIQYLTLRQVKKDWESAKENLSHSRKEEWRVVADLLRRTDQNLYRRISRKMFVRLCSSGIREAQALQERLVEERGNDGKAPDENRPMRKTLDMSARLNEEVFDIASVYYSDPEILSWIQKWIQEDKSNFLITALESFGTSLTEISDAIRRFTALSSEGIELSDTTEKEVRVSLIRRFFTDQLEYINVAKQFVDVGDFYELLQRLVFPAGSHGKLGGKSAGLFLASRIIRKISQDAEILREIRTPKTWYITSDTLLSFVTYNNLEELVEHKYKEIDEIRREYSQIVQVFKHSTFTPEIVQGLSMALDDFGNRPLIVRSSSLLEDRFGSAFSGKYKSLFLANQGTKRERLDALMDAIAEVYSSTFGPDPIQYRAERGLLDYREEMGIMIQEVVGTQIGKYFLPAFAGVAFSNNEFRWSPRIRRKDGLIRMVPGLGTRAVDRLSDDYPVLIAPGQPGLQVNVSPEEVVRYSPNKMDVINLETNSFETVDVRRFVREYGHEIPWLNQLVSIYKEHTLQVPTGLYFNPRRDECVVTFDGLISRTPFIKQMQTILRALEAKLGTPVDIEFAHDGKDFYLLQCRPQSYSEDAVPAVIPTDIPPQSMIFSANRYVSNGKTPDITHLVYVDPQRYSEIRDLATLTAVGRAVGFLNKTLPKRQFVLMGPGRWGSRGDVKLGVSVTYSDISNTAMLIEIARQQGNYIPDLSFGTHFFQDLVESSIRYLPLYPDDPDVVFNEEFLSGSPNMLADLAPEYADLAPIIRVIDVPKVANGRILRILMNADLEQAVGILARPAATVESRSGYMPPASEQPAEEHWRWRLQMAEKIAEHLDADRFGVKALYVFGSAKNATAGPGSDIDLLVHFAGDDCQRQMLEEWLEGWSLCLDEMNYLRTGYRSGKLLDAHIVTDQDIAARGPFAAKIGAVTDAARPLPLKRRMKAEG